AGAGAATCAAACCGTCCTTCTTCAATGGCCAGTAGATATCGCTTCTGTATTTTGGTTATCCGTTGCAAATCCTCAAGGGAGAGCTGTTTTTCATCACGTGCTTGTTTTAACTGTAATCCTAATTCTGACATCTTAACACCCACCTACACCTTTAGCTTATATCAAAGGAAGAGAATCCTGGCTCGACTACATCATAGGTGATTTTTTCATTTTCATCATTACGCAATTCAATAATGCAGTCAAAATCCTCGAGTTCATATTCCGTTTCCCGAACAAAAATATCTGGATGCTCAACTACCTTGACCACAGGTTGCCTCATTACCTCAGCTACTAAGGTTCTGTGCTTCTCTGTAGATCGCATCGTTGAAACAATTCCATCAATGATAAAGATATGATCTCCACCGAGCTCATCTTCTGCCAACTGGCTACGAACGGTCTGTCTTAGCAGTGTGGAAGAAATAAAGGACCAACGTTTGTTTGCACACACACTTGCTGCTACAACAGACTCTGTTTTTCCGACCCGTGGCATGCCACGAATGCCCACTAAATAATGTCCATCACGTTTATAAAGCTCGGCCATAAAATCAACCAAAAGCCCCAGTTCACGACGGATAAAACGGAATGTTTTACGTTCAGCTGCATCCCTTTCAATATAACGTCCATGTCTAATCGCTAAGCGATCACGGACTCTTGGTTCACGAAACTTTGTTACTGATACACTGCCAATCGTATGTAAAATGGATTTAAAGCGTTCCACTTGGTCATCACTGTCACTACTAAGTAACATACCTCGTCGACTGTCATCAATACCGTTAATG
The nucleotide sequence above comes from Alkalicoccobacillus plakortidis. Encoded proteins:
- a CDS encoding DUF3388 domain-containing protein — translated: MKEWYFEYQLLENRPGILGDISSLLGMLSINIMTINGIDDSRRGMLLSSDSDDQVERFKSILHTIGSVSVTKFREPRVRDRLAIRHGRYIERDAAERKTFRFIRRELGLLVDFMAELYKRDGHYLVGIRGMPRVGKTESVVAASVCANKRWSFISSTLLRQTVRSQLAEDELGGDHIFIIDGIVSTMRSTEKHRTLVAEVMRQPVVKVVEHPDIFVRETEYELEDFDCIIELRNDENEKITYDVVEPGFSSFDIS